GCCATTGAATATTTGACGTTGAAAAACCAAAGgaaaataaggaaaaggaaacaaaaaggAAGCCTCATTCTTCAATCATCAGCTTGTCGTCTGCCTCATCAGCCAGAATTGAGGCCTTCAAAGCCGTgactttctccctctttctcttcagctcctcctcctccttcttgatggcGGCCCGGAGGCGGGcaatttccttcttctttagAACCCATATATTAGACTATGCTTATATTGAGTTGATTTTTTTCAAGGCGAATTGATAATACCTTCTCGACGGCGGACATCTTTGCGATGTCTCTCTGCTCTTTggcaggcttcttcggcttctcaaCCCGGGCACGTTTGCGGGGACCAGCCCCAGAGAAACTCCCAGCGAGGAAAACAGCGTTGTGGAAGATGGCCTATGCACGCCGCCAAGATTAGTATCATATCTTATAATGTAGTTCATATCATTGAATAGATAGGACATACTTGGGTAGGACGTTCCATTTTTATCAAGAAGGACTCGATttctgggagggaggggaaggatgtgATTGTTACAACAAGAAAACTATGTCCGACTACGGGCTACGAAGACCTTTTATACTCTTGGATTTGCGACTAACACAAGGATATCAGTGAATATTCTTCTAATAGCACAAAGGAAAATTGAACAATGCATTGTGTTACAAACTTTTGTGTATTGTTAGCATTTGACTTGTGTTGGTGGATCCTATTCTATTGCTCATAGTGGTTCCCTACTGTTGATCATTGGGAACAGACGAGGTTGGCTATGAGACTTTGGAACTcattcatcctcctcctcatcgtcgtcggtgtAGTCGTTGTTGTCGCCCTCCTCTTGCaggtcgtcgtcatcatcctcatcagcatcagtatACAGGGACTTGTAATAGCCATCCCTCTCCCATTCTTTTGCCTTCGGATTACTCCCAAAACCCTCAATGCCCAATTGTCTGAGACCCATATTCACCTGTCAAAGCACCGTTAGCCATCTGAATGTTTGTAACACGCTAGTTTTCATTTATTGCAGGGTGTGACGGAAAGGGGTACGTATCCCACTCACGTCAAACTCCACAACCAAGTTGACAATCTCATCCATTTGGAATACGTAATTAGCGCCATTGAGGAAATCGACACCAATAGGCGCCGAGAAACCGTTTTTTCGGATCAATTGAAAATGGGTTAGCTGCCCATTCACGGTGTTCGTGATCATGAAACCCCGTAGTTCTTGCGCGTCTAATATCACCTCAGCTCCCGGGAAGCGGTAATTCGTGTCATGATCATCAGCCCAATCGGGTCGGCCACCACCGTGATCATCGACTTCTTCCACAATCACCAACGATCCCGGAATTTTTGCCCCTAGAAGGATGCTCGGCCCGCTGGCCCGGATCAATTCCAGGCCTCGGATGGTAACCACCTGGTCGCCAAAATCTGCAAATGCCGAAACTCCGATCTTTATCAAATCGGGTGGGATCTTGACGGTTTGTCGATAGTTGGTCTCCGGCCACATGGTATTATGATAGTACTGCAATGCACGTCCGCCAAAGCCCATGAATGATGCGAATGGGCCTCTGGACTTGTGTATCACAGCCTCTCTTATCCATCGGTTGGTCTCCCAAAGTCGGATCGTTATGTCGAAAAGCCGACTGCATCGGAGTGTACATGTACTGTGATATAGCAGTCGCCAGTCAACATCCCTATTCTGATGCTCCTTCACGAGATAGCTTAAAAATCCACGTTCTCCATTGATATCGAATCGCGTTTTCCAGAATTTCTGTTGATGAAAGAGCATACCCATGGTTCGTGATGCAAGACGGCTATTAAGGTAATCCCGCGTTGATAGATAATCTCCAAGTAACTCGATTAGCTCGACAGGAAGCCGTCTAAAGCAGTCAGTTGCATTGCAACTTCTCTTGAGCTTGTTCTGGATTTCAGCTGCGCATTCAGGCTGTTCTCGCTTGGATTGTAGAAGGTGTATCAGGAGAGGTGCCTGATACGGCTCGATACCATCCATGTAACGAATATACGACGAAGCACCTATGAGTTGGACCTGTATCAGCCTGAAGAATGGAAATTGGTCAATGTGCgccccccccttccctctaGGTCAATGAAATGTTGTGCAAGGGAGTTAGGCAGGCAAACCATATCCAGCCGGAAATGGAAGTCTTTTCAGTACATCATAAAGGGCACTATAATCAACATTGTCCCCTGCGAAATGCTGTGCCAACCTCTGCCAACATATCTCAtggaagaaatatatatttcgtGGCCAACACGGCAGGTCAGACACCGTGCAGAAATCGCTCCCGGTGGTGTCCCAGCGCTTGTCGGGGTCTATGGGGACCTTGAGAGGGTCGGAATTTTTTCTGTAGCCGATGCCACTCAACTTGATAGAACCAGCAGCCTGATAGACTGTAGTTGTTCGTCGAACGGTAGTCAGTTATGATGTATCCCCATGAAATCCCAATCCCGCCATTCACTTACGGGCTCGATAGGGGGCACGCCACACGCCCTTGTTGTCGTATAAAAAGTCCCCACAAAGTATGCATTGTGTGCCGTGGAGATAATAATCAGGCTTCATTGGCATGTTAGGCTGCAAGCCTCGTGGGGGATGCCAAGGTGGACGGGACATGATTTGATGTGCTGTAATCTTAGGAAGTACAATGTCTCTTTCTGTTGTTGGAAGGCATTGGAGAGGAAATACTCTTAAGGCCATAGGTCAGTTCGGATGTGCATTCCACCGCATAGATCATGGTTGAGTCAGGGCAAACGGTGCGATGTCCCGTTCACTCACACCGAACCCCTGGCAAGCCCATGTACTAGTTACCAATCAACTATTGAGCTTGAATGGTCCTCTTCCAGAAGGGGCGGGCGGCATCGATTCTATAAGAGATCTGCTTCGGGGAGAACGCCTGTGTCTTCGTTACGTAAAGAACGTCACAGGTACTGttcagaaatatattttcagaCAACCAATGCCTGTCAGGATCTCCTGTAACACGCCGAGTACTTATGCCCACCAGGAGCACTACAAGTAGTAGAAAAGCTGGGTCACTGACCCAATCAACAACGGCAGCTTAGATGGGGAAATATTACGCCATAACCAGCAACCTTTCCGATGCTCAAGGTCCCATCATGTCTTTACCCATCACAGCACCTACTCGCAGGGGCAGACATAGGACAGACGAATTGCTCAACCTGCAAAGAGCAAGGGCTTAATATCAGTGGTGTATTCTAGTAGCATGATGTTGAATATTAGGTCCTTCTGGGTGGAATATGATTGAGGAAGGCAACACTCGTTTGTCGATGGTGAGTCTTTGGGATGTTGGTGTTATGAGTGAATAGGATACTGGCTAGTGAATCGCAATAGTAATCCGCAACTAGTAGTTGTCAGGTAACACTATGGATATTTCTGTAATACTGAAAGAGCAGTTCTCATTCCTTACTCTTCTCTTGATACAGCGTATTACAACATTTCGTTTCTAGCAATCTTGCAAAAAGGAAACCTCTAAAAATCGACTCTTATTACAACCCTTTAAGATGCAGCAGGTACCCCCACCTCAAACCTTACGTTACTACCAGTGCCCTCCGATCCAGAGATATATAACGGAGATCGCAATAGGCCAGCATCAGCCTCAGAAGCCGGTCGACCATGCCTGGCAGAATATCCTGGCGCATTATTTCCGAACCTCTCATTACTCTGTAGAGAGGGAAGCATACCTA
The window above is part of the Aspergillus luchuensis IFO 4308 DNA, chromosome 8, nearly complete sequence genome. Proteins encoded here:
- a CDS encoding uncharacterized protein (COG:S;~EggNog:ENOG410Q1NW), whose product is MGMLFHQQKFWKTRFDINGERGFLSYLVKEHQNRDVDWRLLYHSTCTLRCSRLFDITIRLWETNRWIREAVIHKSRGPFASFMGFGGRALQYYHNTMWPETNYRQTVKIPPDLIKIGVSAFADFGDQVVTIRGLELIRASGPSILLGAKIPGSLVIVEEVDDHGGGRPDWADDHDTNYRFPGAEVILDAQELRGFMITNTVNGQLTHFQLIRKNGFSAPIGVDFLNGANYVFQMDEIVNLVVEFDVNMGLRQLGIEGFGSNPKAKEWERDGYYKSLYTDADEDDDDDLQEEGDNNDYTDDDEEEDE